The following are encoded in a window of Trichomycterus rosablanca isolate fTriRos1 chromosome 13, fTriRos1.hap1, whole genome shotgun sequence genomic DNA:
- the mbip gene encoding MAP3K12-binding inhibitory protein 1 yields MEANGASQESRKENKHCSGSVEMCPNEGIKHSFKECFSFLLESIADFGSELKMKNEVLSIFVNVSALNFTDLKPSHVYDCLQQYMVKLQSVSANLKLIVDADSESTPTNSELPEKSNKDLTATSEEEIVVDTVCLPAASHKNSGVLKAQVDDSSVQIKAGKAEIERRISAFIERKQLEINENNVREFCNVINCNQENSCARTDAVFTPYPGFKSHVKVTRVVNTYGPQTRAGHSEQGDQQQIYSRDCGNPAIEERLHNIEAHLKLTKAGPVPQSVYQRLKKVEDRILELEGLSPEYFHSTGYLHKRPKASVSQSYSLSELDGKISAVKTALLKRANEFQSRDVREFPL; encoded by the exons ATGGAGGCGAATGGAGCGAGTCAGGAGTCCCGCAAGGAAAATAAACATTGTAGTGGAAGCGTAGAAATGTGTCCTAATGAGGGAATAAAACATTCTTTTAAAGAGTGTTTCTCCTTTCTACTCGAGTCGATTGCAGATTTTGGTTCTGAG CTAAAAATGAAGAATGAAGTGTTAAGCATCTTCGTCAATGTCAGTGCTCTCAACTTCACTGACCTAAAACCATCACATGTATACGACTGTTTACAACAGTACATGGTCAAGTTACag TCAGTATCAGCAAATTTAAAGCTAATAGTGGATGCGGACAGCGAGTCTACCCCAACCAATAGTGAATTACCAGAGAAATCCAACAAGGACTTGACGGCAACATCTGAAGAAGAAATAGTGGTTGACACAGTATGCCTTCCTGCTGCATCACATAAAAACTCTGGCGTTCTAAAGGCCCAGGTTGATGATAGCAGTGTTCAGATCAAGGCTGGCAAAGCTGAG ATTGAACGAAGGATATCTGCATTTATAGAGCGTAAACAGCTGGAGATCAATGAAAACAATGTGCGGGAGTTTTGCAACGTgatcaactgcaatcagg AAAACAGTTGTGCTAGAACCGATGCCGTCTTCACACCTTATCCAGGTTTCAAGAGTCATGTCAAAG TGACCCGTGTAGTGAATACATATGGGCCTCAAACCCGAGCTGGGCACTCTGAACAAGGAGATCAGCAGCAAATCTACAGCAGAGACTGTGGAAACCCTGCCATTGAGGAGAGACTACACAACATAGAGGCTCATCTGAAGCTAACAAAAG CGGGTCCTGTGCCTCAAAGTGTTTACCAGCGACTAAAGAAGGTAGAGGATCGAATTCTGGAACTTGAGGGTCTATCCCCAGAGTACTTCCACTCCACA GGTTACTTACACAAGCGCCCAAAAGCTTCAGTTTCTCAG AGCTACAGCTTGTCTGAGTTGGATGGGAAGATCAGCGCAGTTAAAACGGCCTTGCTTAAGAGAGCGAATGAGTTCCAGTCTAGAGATGTGAGAGAATTTCCATTATGA